The genomic region ttacccctaatgacaacaatacaaatacgtgtcttgtcccctacTTTTTCACTAGGATAGAtcacccatcacaaagcacctctcccattgcaagataaatcaatctagttggccaaaccaaacagatagatcagagaaatatacaaagctataacaatcatgcataataaagttcaaaaaagactcaattaatattcataaataatctgatcataaacccacaattcatcgggtcccaacaaacacactgcaaaagaatattacattagatagaactccaagaacatcgaggagaacattgtgttaaagatcaaagagagagaagaagtcatctagatgCTAGCTATGGACACATAGGTCTATGGTGTaatactcatgcatcatcgaaagggcaacaaggatgatgtataAGCTCTCCATGATCGATCCCCCCTGCGAcaaagtaccggaaaaggcctccagatgggattgcgaaagaacagaagcttgcgtcgacgaaaaaagtgtttcgggtggctctcttgtatattgggaatatttggaaatttatagaggcggaattaggtcaagaggtgccacaaggggcccacaagctcatggAGCGCCCtatgagcttgtcgctccctcgtggctcttctggtctTCTCCTGAACCTTCGTGGGGCTTTTCTGGTCTATAGAAAACCACTgtgaagtttcatcgtgtttggactctgtttgatattgattttctgaaaagccaaaaacaagcaaaaaataggaactggcactaagCACTAgattaatagtttagtcccaaaaaatgatataaaatagcatataaatgcatataaaacatccaagattgatactataatagcatggaacaatcgaaaattttagatacgttggagacatatcagagccTCACCAGTTTATATCTTTTTGTGGTGCTTATGGAAAGCAAGAAAGATGCTCTTTTTGGCAAGAAATTTTGCAAACCCTCTTAGATATTTCCAGTTGCTAATGCAACTATGTGGGGTGCTAAATTTGAGAATATGTAGTCCTTTGAAGATCACCGCCCTACCTGCTCCGCAGTACATCAACTAGGGACACAACAAGACCCACATTCTGTTGCAGGTACTGCCCTTTTCTGTGACGCGGCTTGGAAGACTGAAAGGGACATGGATTCAGCACTAGCGGGCATAGGAATCATCATCAGAACTGATACCAATCTTCACTTTAAACGGTTGCATGCTTCAACCTTATCTCCACGAGCAACATCTCCTCTTCAAGCAGAAACTTTTGGCATGCTTCTAGCAACCATGTTGGCTGAAAAGTTTCGCATATAGGAACCAACTTTTTTCACATATTCCACGATATTGGCTTTGGAGGCAACAACTACATCCATCTTCAACACTGCAGGTCATTGGGTCATCAGACCACTTCTTGCGGCTATTCAATAGTCTGTAGTTTTCCATCCAACTAGGGTAACTCATGTTAACAGGTGCTTCAATGTAAAAGCTCATCATTATGCCCGATTAGCTCTCAATGTTCAGTCTAGATCTTTAGTTGTTAGGTGCCGGTCTTCAGGTTCAGGTCAATGCCCAGTGAGAAATGTTCTCCCATTGTTCAGTGTGAGTCCCTTCACACTTCTCTCTGTAAAATGTTGCTAGATGAATAAATTCTTTTCATGTTCAAAAGGAAACTACTTGGAGTTCCAagtgtaagagcatctacagtcggacaaCCTAAACCCCCATCATATGACCCAGGCGGACGACCCGTTCAGTGATTGGTCAAAAAACCCGACCTAGACGGTCGCCTCAAACTGTCCTCAAAAACCTaggctgaccgacacccctcatatctagcccaaatataAGGCGCATATGCGGCGGCCTGGACATGACCGGGCATGTCCACCACATTGGATCATGCTCATGCtagcccacccgaccccacatataatTGTCCTTATCCGCTcccagaccaaaccctagccactcacTCCCCTTCACTATGCTCTGCCACCCAATCTCCTGTCTGGCGATCTCCGGCCTTCTCCCGCATGGTGATCAGCGGATTCGAGTTCTACACCTCCAGATCTATCGACCCCGAGTTCATCCCACGCAGCCCTGATGAGGAGAAGACCATCCGGCTGGCACTCCGCCACTCCCAGGAGGAGGCCACCCGACAACAGCGCTCAGACTCCTTTCATtgggaatccattgcgtccgcccaaatggCGCACGGATCCGCTGTGAGGTATGTGCCTGACTAGAGGGGGTGCGGTCTGTCTACCGTCTGAACGTGTTGGCGGGCGCGTGTGACACCCCAAGAATCATGCTATAGTAATATCCCCCTAATAGTgaccatgtcatcatgattactaaGCAAATTGCCGCTTGTCCCAATTCAAAGgcaagattcaaatttaaattgcAAGTGGAATTATTCTTTCTGAGTGGTAATACTAAAATGTCCGCTTTATTCTATAAATTCCCATGATCgttgtcatgttgaaaccaacttcATTTGACTCACCAATAAATTCCTAGAAAAATAATAAGTGGTCCTACCACAAATATATTGGTCTTTTCAAATCAAATAAATGCTTATGAATTTCAAATTGACTTGAAACTTTGTGGGCCTCTCCAGAGTAATGACATATATTTATGTGTGAAGTTTCATCAATAGCAAAGATTGTTTGCCCACTCAAATAAATGCAAAAGGCAGATATTTAGTTGATAGGAAAAAAAGAGAACAAAAGCCTACCTAATGTGTACTTGGCCCCTAGGTCTACTGGAAGGCCCAGCCCACATCCCCCACTTGTCTCCCTCCTCGCGCTACAGGAGACAGGAAGGGGATCGTGGAGGCCATCCCATGGTCGTGGCCACGTGCCGGGCATCCATGGCCTCCCCTCACCTACATAACTACGCCGGCGCCCCCCTGGAAACCCTAGCGCCACTTTCCCTTCCCCTCACTCGCCCCCATCTCCCTCTGCCCCGCTCACACCCGCCGCCGTCCGCGACCCCCATGGCCGCACCGCCGTGAAGCTTGCGGCCACAGTCGACCCCGGCAACTAGGAGCTTGACCATCGGCCTCGTCATCCTCGTCTACATCGTCCCCGCCTCTGGATCGAGGCCAAAACGCTGCCTCGCCGTCGCTAGCCTCCTGCATCTCCATCACGCCCGCCGCGTTTCGCCGTTCACCTGCGCATCCTCGACCAGCCACGGCCGCCCCGAGCACGCCATCGAGCTCCGCGGTGAGCACCGTGCCGATTTCCCTATTTTCCCCTGCCTCCCGTTGTCGTAGCCGTCATGCCTACCCATGGCTGCCATGGACGAAgatcgccgttgccgcggccagagcCCGCGCCCAGGTCGCGCCCCGGCCTTCCGCTGTCCGCGCTCGGCCGCGCCCCCGCAGCGCTCGTTCCTGCCTTGGTGTTGCCCTGTGCCGTGCGCTGCTGCTCGCCATCAGCTGCTTTCCGCTGGCCCCTGGCTGCGACTGCTACTTGCTTTTGCCTGCTGCTGTTGTCGCCATCCCTGCCCGCGCCCGCCTGAGCGGCTGCGCCGGGCCACGGCTGCTCCCGTACGTGCCTGCCGCTGCTGGCTTCGGCAGCGCTCGTGCGTGCACACCAGCCATGGCTGAGCGCCCGTGCTAGTGTGTGCGTTATGGGCGTGCGTGATGTGTGTGCGTATGAGTAGGGCCGGCCTGTGTGTGCGTATGAGTAGAGCCGGCCCTCTCTTTAGATTAGGGGCTAATCCCTTTTTAAGCTAATCCTCTGTTAGTTTAATTTAATTGCAGGTCTAGTTTAGTAGTAccaaatgacatgtgggtcccctttaattaagttaaataaattattttagaattttaataaaacactgacgtgtgggacccctAGGCCCATTGACCAGTCAACGGGTCAACGTTGATTGCTGACTGGGCAGTCAACGGGCCCACTGTCATCATCTGGTGCGCTGCACCGGGTGCACCTAGCAATTTCCTGTTTATTTTTCGAATtagtaataatttcaaaaaattcagaaaatgtttaaatctttgaaaaatcgtagaaaaataacCCTAGCTCGGATCGAAAACCTTTATACATGAAAATtcctcagaaaaatccaacgaatccgaatacgagGTCCGTTttcctgtcagatgcctctaactatctgaacatggaacattgcccctccggtcatctgtctgacacaggtccggaaccgggaataccttcccagttgaattcccccttcatcTGTTTCGTGCAGCACTACGTTAGAACATTCATAGTgctgcgtattgccatgttatgccttgtgatgctttgtttgctctgtatttactgtttctcccacCTCTTCTCTTTAGTCGACCCTGTGGCGGCTGCCGATActgctgtgatcgactacgtcaatgacgacccctccttgtctgagcaatcaggcaagcccccctttgatcatcccgatatcgcccattccattctctcatgcttgcattagattttgctactgtatttgattgctcctattctgatgcatagcctgcttttgtaacctgtttATTATTACCTACCtggttatcctaaactgcttagtataggttggttagtgatccatcagtgacccccaccttgtcccagttgcctcgctttatgtttgatgactcgatcaacgtgatcgacgttcaggccctgacaccgcacatcacctcccctagttgtacgactctacagagttaccatcgagtgccgagggtgaaaaCTCTTACATCACtcttgatgagatctctgtagtgtagctattcggtcgtggtcatcgagggtgatttcctccttaaccacttccgatacggctttgtcgtgcaacccctcaagtgtgaacctcgagggtggatcctcttatgttcaccttggtgattacatcgagtggaattcaccgggggtaattcctcgggttttccccttggtgttagacacactgTTACTATGGTGACTATGacttacactgaaccatgttactaaagacgggtcggccttgaggggtacccgcgcgagcttatttgcgagtgatgtggagtcgggttgacctggaaggtgcccgtgagattcttacgaggcgtggccgggcattattagcccttgccacaagtcctcgagacggggcgacggggtcacatctttcgtgagtctctacttGTTACTGCGTACTCCTAatccactacaatttggatatttgatctgaggggcctctggcctgatagcactaaccatcacgtgggcatagtatgggcgttctgcatcgtatccATCAGCCGAAGTttaatagatgtcagcgactgagcggcgcgcgccgggttggactgcgtaagctcctgccttgtttaagaaggtagctaggtctgctcatcgaccgcgtacgcaatgtgcaggagttcccggggagatggcccatgacccctgggggcataggcttagtccggcgtgcggacctctctattaagcctaggtcgggttgtggcgtattgtttggccgaggccgggcatgacccaggaaagtgtgtccggccgaagttaatcgagcgtggtgggtaagttggtgcacccctgcagggaagaaaacatctatcgatagcctatcctatggtaacggacacttagagttgtatcccgatcgatacaactagaactgaatactgagatgagaaatgaattgtgatgagaaatggatagtatggctctgggattgctttctcgcagggagtcgagaaaggatctctggccgaggttgataacactactactactttactttatgctactctactccctcctgttgctgcaagtttgtggtttccaaaagatgctagtcttcgataggactagcttctccccctcttattctagcatttctgcagcccagtccatatatacagccttcctttgatgatgttgcatatgtagtgtagatccttgcatgctgagtacttcggatgagtactcacggttgctttacttcctctcccccctttttccattcttctcggatgtcgcagcCAGATGGTGGAGCCAAgaatccagacgccaccttcgacgacgactactactacactaagggtgcctactactacatggaggccgccaacgaccaggagtagttaggaggcttccGGGCAGGAGGCCTTACCTTTTCGATCGtagttgcttttgtgctagccttcttaaggcaaattggtttaacttatgtctgtactcagatattgttgcttctgctgactcgtttgtattcgagcttatgtattcgagccctcgaggcctctggcttgtaatataaagcttgtattattttaatttgtatctagagttgtgttgtgatatcttcccgtaagTCCTCGATCTTGCTCGTACacttttgcatgtatgattagtgtatgattgaatcgggggcgtcacaagttggtatcagagccgactgcctatagatAGCCCCCTTTTCAACTCCTTggacgaagttgagtctagtcgtccaaaattgttttactaacttggctgtgtggcttacgggcccacgtcgccattgggtggtattagaatgttttattcctcaacctatactctgggaatcacatctctcttctattcgggttaaatgattttgctaactctaactctaggttctcgtaattacttcctcccggagatTCCCCCACTcaagatgattgcttggtgcaccaaaggattccgaagatactctccgatgttctctcgagactttgcgctcgttgcttttgcaattctctACCACCGAGAAAAAACCCTATGGATAACTacgtacacttgccattcttacaatCATTCCTTGTtagtcttgttattacaagataccctgaaattctctctattgttccgagaatactttgtgcctactgccttgcagttccttgtcacatgaatacccctacggataaattcctcgcacttatcgagtatccgctcattcccagttgttcatgtgtttcagaaaggtcttcgaaatactattcaacctttcgaaaatcctcagtagcttattgctcttgaaatttttgcctgcttgcattatggataatcccataagtctagtaatcttattggcatccttttcACTATCAtcttgagtccgttgattcaatatgttgtgaatgccagcaatcctcaatcaaatcctagaattcatccttctagctcagacgtcattttgagcaagagctggttctcgacctatcaaattgtcgtcgattgtacccctaaggctattcaacttatacATCCCTATTCAAaccattgcttctgatcccttgtcttggaattcataattcctttgcatttgagctttgagttagtcagttgtttctataatctgatgcacttgcattccttcttcctttgatagagtaccgatactcacatcaactgCGTTGTAGACCACCGgacctcttgttggattattattcgacagtgtccttaatattcaaataaccttgtgagactttccacggatatataaagcctttggtaaattgtatcctctgctatctcaaccatgctctgttttcgagctggtggtatttactattgaagcttgtggtatatgtttccacgataccctgacgggttaaacctatgccttccttaatatgtgtgaactcgaaagttttcatgagtcatactcttttgatattttgctagataaaatttcaacactacgacttcttcgaaagtgagaggtgaatggaaggttatacattaaagaagtgggagtcgaccctgaaaCTTTGTattcatgcccacggacacggtgtggaacttatcatgaaagcttcttgcaaggatatttaatcatttgaataattcttccagtatcgtaaattggatcccttgcagttatagtcccgaccatatttcctccttgatcccatttattgggtaagttaaaattacttatcctctgcaaatcatttcccccgtccaacctctactccgatttaccttctggcattacacctagtactttactgggaagctttataccccatcacatcattcctagcttgATCGGATATTTTTTATCATGataactttttaactgtgctacatggtccttatgcccggatcaacttccgacgatgagctaagcttatgtcgatcttgctcatcttatcatttcaccttgaacaacaagcttgactttgagcttgtgtcgaatctgtggttctcatagcctttcacttcatcctctcttttttgcttgagggcatcttcatagagtctctcgaTAAACTTTGTCTTGATCACCGtcaacactttggcttcttcagagatgtcaattgaattcatggctagaaataccatctTTGCCTCTAGATCATTTGTGTCAGCATCAACAACATTCTTGtcttccccccaacacaaacttgatcaTATTAATTTTGGGAATACATCCTTGTTGACATGTCAATGGATTGCTACTAAAcccatcggccacctcctcatcttTTCCCTAATAAAATAACATGATATGTTCTAGAAATTCCCGATGGATCCATTGTGAATCCAAggtccgacctttacctgatgaccatgtcaatgctatcccgaagcatgattgtggtactcaaacatcaacaagaacattggaagcataatgctaaatgtttcttgttcATTTATCCAAACATCGTTGTACGTGTAACATCATGAATTCCCTCACGCctttacctaaagagttttctacattatatcctgtcatggatatcatgctctgcctgACCTTGGGAACGATATACCCTTGAATTatgtgtttaagcacattttcctttccattggtttgtttgacctttcttgtgatctatataatctaagcagtattaattcactgcttatgtaaacacctcggtgtacaactatGTCAGTGAGACCctatttctactgttgatgacattccggtagccaccgatggatgagaattttgctgattggtccgcctcgttccacgagcaagaaaatggttctcttcgtccctcgcccttggtaccgacgttgttgccgacgttattgataggctaccctctgacatgccttgctatcatgaccatgcaagatgtcaccgctcctcctacttttaaccgacatggtgggcccataacccacagtttcaaaggatcgaaacctgactctccaaTACACCCCAGCTCCTAaaggttattcctcatgcttggcttcgtatgtaattcatgagccaccttccaagagattatcaattctggtatcagacataatacttattcccgttgctctaaaACTCCTTTTACACATTGTTTtaggcttcgaacgattgcctacccgcttgaaacttctcatgatactttcttactttgctctcgatattttcttaagtttcagttcgagagttactttccgccaccttccccaatgttagctaccagatagtcaaccttgcaggtGCGTTTTCTCCTGGAATATACCCACCATTTATTATTTCGTAAGTACATTGGAGTTTCTGAAGAAACGATGCCGACTTCATcgtgatgacctaaagcagaggaatgaagacatcaacgtagtggACCGACCTCTTCAAGAAGATCAGCCAAGAacgagaagatccattagaatttcatacccacaactttccccctaactccacctcttaaatttcgggacgagatttcttgtagtgggcgAGATTTGTGACACCCCAAGAATCATGCTATAGTAATATCCCCCTAATAGTgaccatgtcatcatgattactaaGCAAATTGCCGCCTGTCCCAATTCAAAGgcaagattcaaatttaaattgcAAGTGGAATTATTCATTCTTCgagcagtaaaactaaaatgtccgcTTTATTCTATAAATCCCATGATCgttgtcatgttgaaaccaacttcATTTGACTCACCAATAAATTCCTAGAAAAATAATAAGTGGTCCTACTACAAATATATTGGTCTTTTCAAATCAAATAAATGCTTATGAATTTCAAATTGACTTGAAACTTTGTGGGCCTCTCTAGAGTAATGACATATATTTATGTGTGAAGTTTCATCAATAGCAACAATTGTTTGCCCACTCAAATAAATGCAAAAAGTAGCTATTTAGTTGATAGCAAAAAAAGAGAACAAAAGCCTACCTAATGTGTACTTGGCCCCTAGGTCTACTCGAAGGCCCAGCCCACATCCCCCACTTGTCTCCCTCCTCGCGCTACAGGAGACAGGAAGGGGATCGTGGAAGCCATCCTATGGTCGTGGCCACGTGCCGGGCATCCATGGCCTCCCCTCACCTACATAACTACGCCGGCGCCCCCTGGAAACCATAGCGCCACTTTCCCTTCCCCTCACTCGCCCCCATCTCTCTCTGCCCCGCTCACACCCGCCGCCGTCCGCGACCCCCATGGCCGCACCGCCGTGAAGCTTGCGGCCACAGTCGACCCTGGCGCCTAGGAGCTTGACCATCGGCCTCGTCATCCTCGTCTACATCGTCCCCGCCTCTAGATCGAGGCCAAAATGCTGCCTCGCCGTCGCTAGCCTCCTGCATCTCCATCACGGCCGCCGCGTTTCGCCGGTCACCTGCGCATCCTCGACCAGCCACGGCCGCCCCGAGCACTCCATCGAGCTCCGCGGTGAGCACTGTGCCGATTCCCCTGTTTTCCCCTGCCTCCCGTTGTCGTAGCCGTCGTGCCTACCCATGGCCGCCGTGGACGAAGATCGCCGTGGCCGCGGCCAAAGCCTGCGCCCAGGTCGCGCCCTAGCCTTCCGCTGTCCGCGCTTGGCCGCGCCCCGGCAGTGCCCGTTGCTGCCTTGGTGCTGCCCCGTGCCGTGCGCTGCTGCCCGCCGCCAGCTGCTTTCCGCTGGCCCCTGGCTATGACTGCTACTTGCTTTTGCCTGCTGTTGTTGTCGCCATCCCTGCCCGCGCCCGCCTGAGCGGCTGCGCCGAGCCACGGCTGCTCCCGTAGGTGCCTGGCGCTGCTGGCTTCGGCAGCGCCCGTGCGTGCACACCAGCCATGGCTGAGCGCCCGTGCtagtgtgtgtgtgctatgcgtgtTGTGTGTGTGCGTTATGGGCGTGTGTGATGTGTGTGCGTATGAGTAGGGCCGGCCTGTGTGTGCGTATGAGTAGAGCCGGCCCTCTCTTTAGATTAGGGGCTAATCCCCTTTTAAGCTAATCTTATGTTTGTTTAATTTAATTGCAGGTCTAGTTTAGTAGTAccaaatgacatgtgggtcccctttAATTAAGTTATAAataaattattttagaattttaatAAAACACTGATGTGTGGGACCCTTGGGCCCATTGACCAGTCAACGGGTCAACGTTGATTGCTGACTGGGCAGTCAACGGGGCCACTGTCATCATCTGCTGCGCTGCACCAGGTGCACCTAGCAATTTCCCGTTAATTTTCGAATttgtaataatttcaaaaaattcagaaaatgtttaaatctttgaaaaatcatagaaaaataatcgtagctcggatcgaaaaactttacaCATGAAAGTTCCTCAggaaaatccaacgaatccgaatacgagGTCCATTTTCctatcagatgcctctaactatctgaacatggaacatccccccttcggtcatctgtctgacacaggtccgaaaCCGGAAATACCTTCccagttgaattcccccttcatcTGTTTCGTGCAGCAATAGTTAGAATATTCATAGTGCTGCGTATTGcaatgttatgccttgtgatgctttgtttgctctgtatttactgtttctcccacTCTTCTCTTCAGTCAACCCCGTGGCGGCTGCCGATgctgctgtgatcgactacgtcaatgacgacccctccttgtctgagcaatcaggcaagcccccctttgatcatccc from Triticum aestivum cultivar Chinese Spring chromosome 4A, IWGSC CS RefSeq v2.1, whole genome shotgun sequence harbors:
- the LOC123083839 gene encoding uncharacterized protein — its product is MVISGFEFYTSRSIDPEFIPRSPDEEKTIRLALRHSQEEATRQQRSDSFHWESIASAQMAHGSAVSLRPQSTPATRSLTIGLVILVYIVPASGSRPKRCLAVASLLHLHHARRVSPFTCASSTSHGRPEHAIELRVDPVAAADTAVIDYVNDDPSLSEQSARWWSQESRRHLRRRLLLH